The Deinococcus sp. KSM4-11 sequence CAGGGTTGTGGTGTGGTACTTGGCAGGATTGGTCACCTGAACGGCGAGTTCCGGATTCTGGTCGCTGATCTCACGCAGCCACGCGGCGTTGTAGGCATCGTGAATCAGGACGTCGGCGCCGCGCGCGGCCTCCACGGTGGTGGGCACCGGCCGCGTGTCGCCGGAGATGACCAGCACCTTCCCCCGCCACTCGATCCGGTACCCGACGGCGGGCTCGACGGGACGGTGGTCGACCTCAAACGCCGTGATCCGCACGCCATCCTCGTCGAGCAGCACTCCGCTGTTGCCCTCCACGAATTCGATCCGCGCGCCGTCCAGATCGGACTTGTTGTACGACACCCGCAGGCCGATGTCGTACTCCAGCGCGGCGTAGAACCGGCCGATGATGTCCTGTGTGCGCTGTGGCCCGAAGACCCGCATGGGCACGGCCCGACCGGCGATGATCCCCACGTGGGTCCGCCAGGAACTGATGAACAGATCCGGGAACCCGGCGTTGTGGTCGTAGTGGTGATGCGTGAAAAAAACGTCTCGGACGCGCTGGGGCATGAGCCCGGAATCGATCAGCTGCCGGACGGTGTCGGCGCCGCAGTCGAACAGCAGCACGCGGCCAGCGACAACGACCGCCACCGCTGGCTTGGCCGCACCGGGGTAGGCACGCGGCGTCCCGGTGCCCAGCAGGACAGCCGTGAATTCGTCCGGGTCGATGGGGGAGAGCGGCGTGTCTTCGATCCACGGGTTGGTCATATAGGGCGAGTCTGGCGCGTGCCGCCGGGTTTGACCTGTCACCTGTCCAGGCCATTGGTACAGGGAATGAAACGTCCTGCCGCTCCACAGAAGACTGACGGTGTGGTTGGGTCGTTGCCCACCCGAGCACCGTCAGACTGATGGCCACACTGAGCAACAGCCCCAGTCAGGGAGCCTGCGCAGCAATGCCGGTGACCAGACTCAGCCCTGGAGTGCCTGCGTGAACCAGCGCGTCACCACGTCCGGCCGGGTGATGGCGCTCCCCACGACGACACACTGCGCGCCGAGTGTCAGCGCGCGGGCCGCGTCGGCAGGCGTGTTGAGACGGCCCTCGGCGGCAAAGGGAAGGCCATCGGCGTGCAGGGCAGTCATCAGCGCCCAGTCCGGATAACCACTCTGGGGGCTGTACGGGGTGTAGCCGCTCATGGTGGTGCTCACGATGTCGGCGCCCATCTGCACGGCCGCGTGGGCTTCGGCCAGCGTGCTGATGTCGGCCATGACCAGGGCACCCGCCGCGTGGACGGCCCCGATGATGTCGCCCAGCGGTTCCGGACGGGGACGCAGCGTGGCGTCCACCGCGACGACCTGCGCGCCCAGTTCGGCGAGCCGAACGGCCTCGGCGCTCGTGGGAGTGATGTAGATGTCGGTGTCGGCGCGGTCGGTCTTGGTCAGGCCGATGATGGGCAGGTCAGTGACGGCCCGCAC is a genomic window containing:
- a CDS encoding MBL fold metallo-hydrolase; this translates as MTNPWIEDTPLSPIDPDEFTAVLLGTGTPRAYPGAAKPAVAVVVAGRVLLFDCGADTVRQLIDSGLMPQRVRDVFFTHHHYDHNAGFPDLFISSWRTHVGIIAGRAVPMRVFGPQRTQDIIGRFYAALEYDIGLRVSYNKSDLDGARIEFVEGNSGVLLDEDGVRITAFEVDHRPVEPAVGYRIEWRGKVLVISGDTRPVPTTVEAARGADVLIHDAYNAAWLREISDQNPELAVQVTNPAKYHTTTLEAAQIAQDAGVRHLVLTHHIPAPKRTPAAEASYTEGMAAVYAGRVTVGRDLMRLPV
- a CDS encoding N-acetylmannosamine-6-phosphate 2-epimerase, translated to MPDQGVLERLRGQLVVSCQANPDSPLRDSFIISRLALAAVKGGAGGLRIQGFDDVQAVRAVTDLPIIGLTKTDRADTDIYITPTSAEAVRLAELGAQVVAVDATLRPRPEPLGDIIGAVHAAGALVMADISTLAEAHAAVQMGADIVSTTMSGYTPYSPQSGYPDWALMTALHADGLPFAAEGRLNTPADAARALTLGAQCVVVGSAITRPDVVTRWFTQALQG